One window of the Acinonyx jubatus isolate Ajub_Pintada_27869175 chromosome A2, VMU_Ajub_asm_v1.0, whole genome shotgun sequence genome contains the following:
- the LOC106968674 gene encoding peptidyl-prolyl cis-trans isomerase FKBP14 isoform X5 — MRLFLWNAVLTLLVTSLSGALIPEPEVKIEVLQKPFICHRKTKGGDLMLVHYEGYLEKDGSLFHSTHKHNNGQPIWFTLGILEALKGWDQGLKGMCVGEKRKLTIPPALGYGKEGKGKIPPESTLIFNIDLLEIRNGPRSHESFQEMDLNDDWKLSKDEVKVYLKKEFEKHGAVVNESHHDVLVEDIFDKEDEDKDGFISAREFTYKHDEL, encoded by the exons ATGAGGCTTTTTTTGTGGAACGCGGTGCTGACCTTGTTGGTCACTTCTTTGAGTGGGGCTCTGATCCCTGAACCAGAAGTGAAGATTGAGGTGCTCCAGAAGCCGTTCATCTGCCATCGCAAGACCAAAGGGGGAGATTTGATGTTGGTCCACTATGAAGGCTACTTAGAAAAGGATGGCTCCTTATTTCACTCCAC TCACAAACATAACAATGGTCAGCCCATTTGGTTTACCTTGGGCATCCTGGAGGCTCTCAAAGGTTGGGACCAGGGCTTGAAGGGAATGTGtgtaggagagaagagaaagctcaccattcctcctgccctgggctatggaaaagaaggaaaag GTAAAATTCCCCCAGAGAGTACACTGATATTCAACATTGATCTCTTGGAGATTCGAAATGGACCAAGATCCCATGAGTCATTCCAAGAAATGGATCTTAATGATGACTGGAAACTCTCTAAAGATGAG GTTAAAGTGTATTTAAAGAAGGAGTTTGAAAAGCATGGTGCAGTGGTGAATGAAAGTCATCATGATGTTTTGGTGGAGGATATTTTTGATAAAGAAGATGAAGACAAAGATGGATTTATATCTGCCAGAGAATTTACATATAAACATGATGAGTTATAA